The Solanum lycopersicum chromosome 2, SLM_r2.1 DNA window GGCAAATTTTGTTTGTCCatacacttttttattatttggcaaatttttttggcaagttttccaaattcccaaatactagaaaaatctagtatttgggccaaatttcattatttggaaagttttagaaattcaatttttacccttaactttttattttacaaaaataatatatttattgacacCAACCAATTCAATTAGCTCCCTTCTACATGCATTCTTTTGATTTCATACATTCCTTTATTACAGTTAGTCTTAATGAACAAGctactaaataaaacatgaattgcatttattttattttggtagatAAATATTACGTTGTTGATGCTGGTCTACGGATCACAAGAGGATTTTTAGCTCCATTTATTGGAATGCGCTATCATTTGCAGGACTACCGAGGAAGTGAAAGAGAGCCTAAGAATGGAAAAGAGCTATTTAACTATAGACATGCTTCTCTGCGCAATGtaattgaaagaaattttgGTGCATGGAAAAGTAGATTCAGAATACTAAGACAAGGCATGAACTATGAATGTGACATGCAGGTGAAAATAGTAATTGCTTGCGCtgtattgcataattttttacgtgaacaccaaagtagtgatggaatattcaatgaatatgaaaatgatgatatggttgttgatgaaagtGACGAACTACTGGCTCAGGGTAACAACATCGCTTCATCTTCTCGATCATCTGATTCGAAAATGCAAGCTCATCGAGAAGAGATTGTTCATAAAATGTGAGAAGATAATACTAAAGAATAGGTTGAACTCTTTCAGATGAGAAAGCATAGGTTCTTCAGtgattgcaatatttatttccttttattttcttctcttttttttcccgaatttatattagttgtattttcattatcatgattTGTACCAAAACCTTTTCACTATACGAATATTTACTGtaatgattcttgttgatttgttgCGGAAGTCATAAATCTTGTTACGTGAGATTTCTATTGTGctatgtaatacaaatttatggttaatttgatagttttaaaaacttatgggtataaatcatatttcttaaaaaactgaaatatgtttctcaaattctatggccaaacgcatggtaaaatttcacccaatttttcatccaaataatatttgccaaaaatatttgaatatctatggccaaacgctagctaagAATATCCACAATCTCAACACCAGCTAAAAGTTCCAAtgaattattttccaaaaacaGATTCTCCTCCATTTCAGGAAACAACTTCTATAtgcattatttctttttcttgttaaaaCAGTTCTCAATGCATTATTTtccacaatgaacaaataattcaaattactcCTCAGAACAGGAGAATGCATTAGCATACAATCCCAAGCCAACCGAAGTACAGTTCTCTACATTCAGTAGTTAAAGCCCAAAAAAAATCTGAACTTTCAGATATTTAACATGCACCTCTATATAACATACAAGTtacaaaacatacaaatattcttttaaataattattttttaacaatgttTTACAACATTAATATCACAAGCCCCAACAAGTTCGTAATTGAGGTACATTTGATTGATTGATCAGCAACATGAGTAATAAAAAGTAAACACAAATAATTCAGCATTACTAACAAAgtagcaaaaaaatatttagataagagaaATTAATTATTACCACAGCTTTTTAGGGTTTGATCATCCTTTAAGATCCGGCCGTTATAGATAACTTTCTACTCCTCAGCAGGGATATCAGTCGGCTGGGTAAGGATGGACTTGAATAATCCGACGGTGAAATCGAGGCTGGCTTGAACAGATAACTTAGAGTCGTTGACACATCGGATGTTGATGGTAACCGTTTCACCACCGCAGGCGATGTCGCCGGAATCGTCTTTCACCATTTGATAAGTATCACCTCCGTCCATACTGAAATTCTGTCTCCTCAGCAACAAGTATGAAAAATGTGGATTGAATCGGTGAGAATGAGTGtagaagaaattgaagaggtAGCTTAGCTCAGTGCTTTTCACACTTAGGCGGAAAGAGCCAGAAGAGTGAAGTAACTGAAATTGTTTTGGTGTTTATATAAGAACAAAAACATTACACTACTTCCACGTGTTCATTTCATATgtcatatttgtttattttttttaattaactcacttgattatagttattttttttctttaaatctcTTTATGACGGTCGATTATTTTTtagagtgatattttttttataatggactgattttcttcaaaaagtaattacttttttatattatttatttttgtatagtaACATTCAACCTATAACGACGATAGAATTCATTATAACAGTATATTCTTTATAAAATCATAGGTTggattgaaaataattaaacctAATATgttgatttatcaaaattataaaccAAAATACACTAACATAAAATTGATTcttctatttcaattttaattaattagttctttctattttcttaaaattacacAATGATTGAAAAAgagatcaaatatattttactttttaccTAGGTCATAGGTTTGGAACTTGTAAATTATAAATGTTAACTAAATGTGAAGTCCACTACTCGAGGCTAGAAGGGCAGAATTTTTTCTACCTATTGCATATAAATAGGCTGAGATGACGAAGTGTATCATGATTAATATACTaacaaatacattaaaaaaaaagtatgtgtCTTAATTATTCATGCCTCTATAATGATAGATTACAAATAATAAGAAGAACGAAAAACATGTACATGGTTCTTTATAATAACCACAAATTGATACATAGATCTAAGAAGCCAACACATAGGCAGCAAACTTGTGATGTATCAACTTGTAACTAACAATGTTTAAcacttaaatattcaaaaagtaaaaaaagagtGTATTACAACACAATAATTCTGGTCACATACCCTTTGTTATCAGATATTATAACTCAAAAATTCAAGCTATGatctattttgtattttgtcatTACAACCATTAAATCAGCTTTATCCATGTACATTTGCTTCACCTTCagatttaaattgtttgaatcaactatatatattgttatttgtaTGTAACATGAATTATCAATTCTTGATTCAAGTATATACGTTAAGAGAATGGTCCCTTTTTCTATCTTCAACACACACAATTGCACACATCAAAACATTGTATCTCTTCATCACTTTGAAAGGTTTCTTCAACAAAGAAAAGGGAaggaatttgaattttaaatttctttgttttgttaGGATTAACATCTGTCTAATTGATAAAGAAGATACTTAAGcgtaatttatgaaatttaattagattttcagatttatttttggttttagcGCAACATATTGAAAAGAGTAgggatataatataattttaatcttaTACTATAggatttatgtaagttatactaatattatattataattacgTATGCTTGAAACTAGATATGTAATCCTTTAAGTATAATATGATCTTTATTGATATTTCACTTGCTTTTTTCTTATAGAGTGCAAGATATATTCAGACGATTGATATACAAGACCTCTTGAAGGAAGCGTgatcttcaaattcaaggatgaACTACTTTTAAGGTTGTCATGGATTCTTCTGACATCTTCTTATCCATGTCTTAAGACACATACATTAAACTATTAGCTTGTGTTTTCTAGCTTTCGCGGTTGCATCCTCATTATTGACTAATTAAAGTTTTGTACTTCCACTTTCTGTTTCAAGTGCTTAAATTTTACAATGTTTTAACTATTGGTTGAGTTTATGAAAActcaaacaaattttaaattgctTTTAGTTGTTTCTTTCATAATTTGATTTTCATAACTACTCATGACGGGTTAAGTTGAGTTAGTAGTTAGTCCTCCCATTGAAGAATTAGTATCGTGACAtaaaatttctattaaaatCAGTCCTCAACTGCCACGAAAGCTCACTGTGATACTCAAGGAGAAAGTGAAAAGTTCATACCATCTAAATTAGATCCTTAACTTCCGGCAATCAATAACCAGCAAGAGCATTGCATAATATGAAGTCAACAATTTTTCTTTGACAGAATTGATACAAATACTCTTTTAAGGAAAGTTGCAAATATCGTATATTTGATTatcttgattaattttataGAATATTTGTTATCTTCCATCAACAATATGatatcatgtatttttttccCCATCAATATTAGGGACAATTAGGGAAAAATAAcctattatttttacttttattgtattttaaaattaagatatcGTACTTCTCGGCCcacttaatttattaatcatTAGACCACAACAAAATTCTCAATTCACACTCATTGATCATTTGACAATACAGCTTATCATATTTCTCTAAGGATAGCATGCATGCATGTAGCAAGTCCAGCATTAAAATTGACATTTCTTGAACCCTAAACATCAAGAGAAACTCTTATAACACACCAAAATGGACGGTTCATTCATAAATGGACGAGCTATAACTATCATCTTTAATATTGATCATCCTTGTTAACTCCAGATCcatgcaaaaaaaatattcacaacCTTTAAAATAGGGGAACtataatttctttatattatttccTTACTTTAATCTACATATTTTTCTTCCTCATATGAAGTTTTATTCCTTTCttcaataataaatatgcaTTATTTGCTCCACATTTTCTCATTCagcttttacttttttatactatatatatagtttaattttttaaatttaatagttATATTTTAACAATTCGAAAAGTCTATATATTCAATTGAACTAGATGTTTGTAAAAGCAAAGAGTATTTTGCAAAATGAAAACATTAAGGACTCCTAGAAATTATGGTCATAAGTTTTGGAGTTGTGCGCTTTCAAAGGTACAAAACATATTATCTTGTTCACTTCAAGTTCTTTGGATATTTACtggttttcttgttttattatttcagGAAAATGatgaattcaatttttttttgggataaaaCGTGCTCATAAAAAAAACGAAGTCGTTTTGCCTTATTTAGTTGGTTTTAATTTTCCTAAAGAATATAATAGAGTACGCCCGTATTTGAATGAACcgcaacattttttttttgaaaattactaTAACTATTAGTATTACTAGTTTATTACTACTAGTATTGTTAGTTTATTACTATTGCTGCAagcaaataatagaaaattttattttatgaaaacaaTGCTCaggttttttcatatttttattattgaaaaaactTCATAATGCATTTAAAATTGAGAAAGATATAAAAAGAATTGTATGGCACGGACTCCTTCTAAAGTTGACGTAATGTATTATTTTGGATGAAGTGAGTGAGGGTTAATGGGAATGACAGTGTTAAAGGATCACAGTTATAGTTACCTCATAAATGGGCGAACCTCCGTTTTGATGTATGTTTTTAGAGAGAATCCCTTTTGATGTTTAAGATTCATAAAGTGATGTTTAAGATTCgtaaagtttttattttggtATCGAACTCTGCCAGTAGCTGATCATATTTTTAGTACAATTCAAAAAGTAACAACGTTTCAACAAAgtccaaataaaattattatggaCGTACTTGAACACAATGTTTTGAGAGGTAATGCGCGAGATGAGACGTTTTATGTAGAGTAGGTATAAACTTATTcaatcactacaacaaaaattagAGATACAAAACAAGAGTACATACATAGCTCTAATTATAGAAGCTAAGTGAAATATTTTGTTCGATATTTTGTGCCTCCAATTCTTAATTAGACTAATTAGTATTAGTGAAGGTTCACCACCTTATGTATCATCAAGTACCTACAATTTCTTAGAAATCCTATGCAACCAAATATCAACTGTAATAATGCAATTGCCGGCCACAATTATgaaatataagaataaaaaattaaccaGGTTTTAAAACAAGACATATTATTAATAACATTCTAAGAATTAAAAGGTGATGTAAAtctttttatcacttttgattaaTAGGAAAATTGAGGATTTGGACTATGGATATATAGATTGTTGAAGGAAAATTACTGAATTCTAGATAcaacattattaatattataaaggCATTTTTTAATCAAAGGGGGGAGGGCAAGAGGAGTATATTTGAACCAAAAATAATAGAGTAATTGACAgtatttttagataaaaatgTTTGTGAGGTTTTTTGGGTAGGTTAgaggtatttttgaccctttttcgaTGCATAGTCCTTGCACGAATACTCTATGATCAAATTGAATCCACCTAGcaaagcaaaaacaaaatgCTACTGGAAAGTAGGCAATAAAATCATAAGATAATGAACAATTTAACATAGCATGTACAATGAGCTGAAGAACTAGTTCCTCCACCAATCTCCTTTTCTTCTGTCTACATCAACAATTTCATTTggatttctctctctctctctctctatatatatagtcATAAAAAGAGAATATACATACACTACTCTCCACTGTCTTCTTCAAGTTCCTCCACGGCAATAAGTGCTTCTTCACTGTCAAAGAATCCGATGTAGTCTAACGACCTGGAGAAACAGCATAGCATATAATTCCTCTGGGCCTACTGCAATAAGATGTCAACAGGAATATGAGAATCCGAGTTAAGTACGagatatatagagagagaatgaGAAAGACGAGAATaaactaacaattatttaatcCGGGGAATTCATGCAAACTTGCCCTCTCTAGAGTACTATCAACCACGTTCCTCGCCACTTCCATTGCCCCGTTCTGATATTCTGCAATTATTAATGTCACCCACAGTTGATGTGGGTTAAAATCACCCACAATTATTAGATTCCCTAACTCTAAAAAATAAACACTAAGATTTTTGCCTAGAACTAGACTTTCTCTAAATCCCGTTAGTCGAACAAACAAGTATCCAACAACAAAAAGAGATTCCTACCAAAGACTTGACCTGATAAAAGAGTAACTCATGTATAGATTCTTTGCTTCTATTGTATTATGATCTGAcattaaattcatattgatgTCGAGATCTACAAGTCTCTCAAATACAACTTTCTATCCCTCTCTTCTTTTATCACCTTCAATCATCATGTTTTCGCACATACTGACCAATGCATGTGGAGGTCTACATAGGACATAGAAAGCCAGACTCTCATCTTCTCATGTGTTTTTTTGGGTCAGATGTGATAATTCTAATATTAATGACCCCGTATGACTATATATCCACGCAATTTTTAGGAAATTTATCTTGTGGATACACATGGATTTACATTACTCGCAATCACTCCCATATAACATCTCTGATCTCGCTGCCGTTGCATACAACTTGTGTTTAAGCGTTCACGTATAACAAAACTGTCTTAGCACTCCTCCGTTTCCACAATCCTCTTTTAGCTTGTGTCACATCTTCATCAATCATATCATTCTCCTCAAATATGAGAGCAAATATTTCCACTCTCTACATTTGGGCACCACTATCTCATCTAGTGATCTCATTCGAGTGATCTTATTATAACTTGCAGTGAACATACTTTGTCAAATTTCTACTTTTTATAGGTAGTTTGTTTTATTTCTAGTTAACCTATAAAAGGCTAAAACCAGAGTTCTTCGTCACAGTTCCAACTGTTCCAACCTCAGTTGACTTTCTCGCTAATTTCACCAATTAAAGAGTATCATCTAAAATAAGCATTCATCATCCAACCTTTCTTCAGCTTATTCATAAGTGTAAAATAGTATTATACATATCCCCACAATAAACCACCTTTTCCGGATACAAATTTATATCTCATCTCGTTATTCTCATACTAATACACTCTTTTGTACAGTTCATTTCtgacatttatatattttatctgaATTTGTGTCTTCTATATTCCCACCAAACCCGCATTCTCAACCTATAAAtttcaatcaatatttttaacaaaaaaataaactccTAACAGGTATAAATCCAAATCAGTTCTGTCGCCCTTGTAAAATCTCAAATTTCATATACCATGTAACAATACAAAGAAGTTGTCCATTTATATGAAACATCACAATTAATGTGCATCACAAAAATATTAAGTGTATTGCTcctaataggctagttttgCATTAAAATACTAGACTTAAGTAacatttgtaaaatattgtaaGAGGATTTATTTGCTCCTAAATCAAGAGATCATTCCCTCCAAACCTAAGGGTATATTTACAGTTACAAGGATATCAAATTGGGAAATATATAGAATGATATTACCTGTTTCGTCAGCTTCGTCCTGATCTTGTTCTCTGCATGCGGAAAAGATACTTTGTCAGAAGTGATAAACGCAAGGCAGAAAATTACCCCATTGATCCAAATAATCAGAGTAAAAATCTCGAGCCACTTACAAGTTTATCTTTTATCCAACCTAATTAGAAAGTCATAGACTATTTTTTGGCAAGTGAAATATGAATCTAagtaatatttctttttcctttggtGACTTATAGGACAAGAAACAATGAGTAATAATGAGACAAGGAGATGCATATCATCATATCAGCTGAATCAGGAGGTGTGAGATTCTCCAGCCAAGTGAAAATCCATAGATATATGTCCATACTTACTGGTTTGATTGCGGCTGATCAAGGTAAGGAAATGGCCCTTGTTGTACCTGATAttcctaaaaggaaaaagaacGATTGTAAAAAATAGAAAGGAATGATGGAAGAACATACTCGAAGAATTATGCACACATCATGCTCTATGTCCAGAAACATATGAATAAAATCACGCGTCTTTTTGTTGAAGATgaataaaacaatttttttttcaaaaaaaaaaacaattatttccAGACACATATCAGAAGGATTCTCTTTTAAACCCTTGGTACCTCGGAATGGGCAATATAAtgactttttaattatatagatGAAAAATGTTCAATCCGGAATGTCTTATATTGTGCTCAGAAAACATGACAGTGACACTTAACAGTAATCTGACATAAAAACATACATCATGTTCAAGAGAAATAAATAGACATATTAATATTctaatatttaatgaaatgatgatgAAAACAGTTTCAATGAACAATAAAGTCTGTAgacacataaataataaaatctgaaGTATAGTTCtgtattgaaataataaaatctgaaGGACAATGTCTATCATGTCATACTTGACACTAAAATCtgtaaagtttatttttgataaattaacaTTGTCGGAGCTTAGCTTCTTTAGATTAGTAAGAAAATGAATCTAAAAAAGTAATTGCAAGGGTTGAAAGTAGTTCAATGGTGTCCAATAAGAGAAACGAATAACAAATAgacaatattttttgtttgaatttttctGTTGCTATTTTCCCCTTTGTTTTtcatagtaaatttttttattccttttcctTACAGATGCCCAGCATTAATATTTAGTGCCATTTCAGTAATCAGTACGACCACTAATGAGAATGGTTACACTAAGCCCAGAGCcaatccaaacaggctctaaacatatttctaacATAACTTTTACCTCATTGAGTTCTTAGTTATCATTAACCTTTATGTATCAAAAAGAGAGTGATACTCGATTTTCTAGATTTGCCACACTGCATGCACCACTTACAGATTATACAATTCCAACAAGCAAAACTTAAAGACAGCAGGCAAAAATT harbors:
- the LOC138342130 gene encoding uncharacterized protein; the encoded protein is MNCIYFILVDKYYVVDAGLRITRGFLAPFIGMRYHLQDYRGSEREPKNGKELFNYRHASLRNVIERNFGAWKSRFRILRQGMNYECDMQVKIVIACAVLHNFLREHQSSDGIFNEYENDDMVVDESDELLAQGNNIASSSRSSDSKMQAHREEIVHKM